A single genomic interval of Malania oleifera isolate guangnan ecotype guangnan chromosome 13, ASM2987363v1, whole genome shotgun sequence harbors:
- the LOC131145963 gene encoding uncharacterized protein LOC131145963 isoform X2, producing the protein MAGGRFCFQLLLHELMAVMILISKRMAAIALGFLLLHSGLITLGDAGGIVQRHCPEKERHALISFKRELIDDFGMLSSWATHHDDVHNKNCCDWRGVLCSYSTGHVIALHLPGYIQQSPYSRILGSLWHSSAQYLMENCLFSVLKQYERQTLCDGCNVFGSIWKEDSSFKWSCLRSLIILDSSIAKRPAIHLL; encoded by the exons atgGCCGGTGGAAGGTTCTGCTTCCAGTTGCTTCTACATGAATTAATGGCAGTGATGATTTTGATTAGCAAGAGAATGGCTGCTATTGCACTTGGATTTCTACTACTCCACTCTGGATTAATAACCCTTGGAGATGCCGGCGGCATCGTCCAACGCCACTGCCCGGAGAAGGAGAGGCATGCTCTCATCTCCTTCAAACGAGAGCTCATTGATGATTTTGGCATGCTCTCTTCTTGGGCAACTCACCATGATGATGTCCACAACAAGAATTGCTGTGATTGGAGAGGAGTTCTCTGTAGCTATTCAACTGGTCACGTTATTGCCCTCCATCTTCCTGGCTACATTCAACAGTCCCCTTATTCTAG GATTTTGGGGAGTCTGTGGCACTCTAGTGCTCAATACCTCATGGAGAATTGCCTATTTTCAGTTCTTAAACAATATGAAAGACAGACTCTTTGTGATGGTTGCAATGTATTCGGCTCGATTTGGAAGGAGGATTCAAGCTTTAAATG GTCATGCTTGAGATCACTTATCATACTAGACTCATCAATAGCCAAGAG ACCAGCCATCCACTTGCTTTAG
- the LOC131145963 gene encoding uncharacterized protein LOC131145963 isoform X1, with protein MAGGRFCFQLLLHELMAVMILISKRMAAIALGFLLLHSGLITLGDAGGIVQRHCPEKERHALISFKRELIDDFGMLSSWATHHDDVHNKNCCDWRGVLCSYSTGHVIALHLPGYIQQSPYSRFGSWICCRILGSLWHSSAQYLMENCLFSVLKQYERQTLCDGCNVFGSIWKEDSSFKWSCLRSLIILDSSIAKRPAIHLL; from the exons atgGCCGGTGGAAGGTTCTGCTTCCAGTTGCTTCTACATGAATTAATGGCAGTGATGATTTTGATTAGCAAGAGAATGGCTGCTATTGCACTTGGATTTCTACTACTCCACTCTGGATTAATAACCCTTGGAGATGCCGGCGGCATCGTCCAACGCCACTGCCCGGAGAAGGAGAGGCATGCTCTCATCTCCTTCAAACGAGAGCTCATTGATGATTTTGGCATGCTCTCTTCTTGGGCAACTCACCATGATGATGTCCACAACAAGAATTGCTGTGATTGGAGAGGAGTTCTCTGTAGCTATTCAACTGGTCACGTTATTGCCCTCCATCTTCCTGGCTACATTCAACAGTCCCCTTATTCTAG GTTTGGGTCTTGGATTTGTTGTAGGATTTTGGGGAGTCTGTGGCACTCTAGTGCTCAATACCTCATGGAGAATTGCCTATTTTCAGTTCTTAAACAATATGAAAGACAGACTCTTTGTGATGGTTGCAATGTATTCGGCTCGATTTGGAAGGAGGATTCAAGCTTTAAATG GTCATGCTTGAGATCACTTATCATACTAGACTCATCAATAGCCAAGAG ACCAGCCATCCACTTGCTTTAG